The Dioscorea cayenensis subsp. rotundata cultivar TDr96_F1 chromosome 16, TDr96_F1_v2_PseudoChromosome.rev07_lg8_w22 25.fasta, whole genome shotgun sequence sequence CTGGCATCCTGTTAGTGAGTCAATATGAGAAATTAATAACACGTGGATGTATGTTATTCGTCAATTTGATGGGATAAGTGGACTCTTTTCTCATTGCCATGGTGGATCCTCATAAACAGTTTGTACCAAATAAAGTAAATGCCCCTGATTTGATGCATTGGAACTTTCATGAAACTAATATATGTAGGCTTGCTTTCTCGTTATAAATTGTTATATCCATTTCATCCACCTTTTTTTGTACATGAGAGTGCGCTTATAGAATGAAGTGGGAAAAGCATGCATACTTTGTACTGCTGCTGGTTGTTGGTgctgttattatttttttctgctACTGTAACTTTAATTATCTGAAATCACACTATTTGAATTAGGTCGGTTTATGTCATTTGCCATTTCCATATGCTTATAAAATCTGGAAATTGTTCCGTAAaagatttacatttttttttaatttaattctcataagAAATTCATGATGCTATTTGGTTCTCTTCAAATTTCAGGTTATGACTGTAAAGGTCAGCAATGTTTCACTTGGTGCCTCTGAGCAGGATTtaaaggaatttttttctttctctggTGATATTGAATATGTTGAAATGAAAAGGTCTGCCAATTTGGATCTTATGTCATCTTTTAGCGTCTCCTATGATTTCCCTCGTGTACAATTTTGAcgtcatttttttatatttgtttagtGGCGACGAGTGGTCTCAAGTTGCATATGTAACCTTCAAAGATTCACAGGGAGCAGAGACTGCTGCTCTTCTTTCGGTATACACGAGGGCCTTCATTTTCTTGTCTTCCTTTTATATCTGCTTAAGCATTTCTACAGTAATATCAGGCCATCCTATATGTTCTCTTCACAGGGTGCAACCATAGTTGATCTCTCTGTCATCATTGAACCAGCTGCAGACTACCAGCTTCCACCTGCTGCTTCAGCTCCTTCCTTGGTAAGTTCATCTTGATGCCTTCATCTTCCCTCAGATTTCAGCCATTCTTCTCTTACTGACAAACAATTCAATTCAAATATACAGCCCAGAGATGCAAAACCGGCCACTGAATCTGCTTTGCAAAAGGCAGAAGATGTTGTCAGCGGTATGCTTGCAAAAGGCTTCATCCTGGGCAAAGATGCTGTTAACAAGGCGAAATCTTTCGACGAGAAGCATCAATTCACATCAACAGCCACAGCCAAGGTTGCATCTTTCGACAAAAAGATTGGGCTAAGTGAGAAGGTAACCATGGGTGCTTCAGCTGTGAATGAGAAGGTCAAGGAAATGGACCAGAAATTCCAGGTCTCCGAAAAGACCAAGTCCGCTTTTGCCGCTGCTGAGCAGAAGATGAGCAGCGCTGGATCAGCCATTCTCAAAAACAGGTACGTGTTCACCGGAGCCTCATGGGTGACTGGTGCATTCAACAAGGTCACAAAGGCGGCAACTGACGTCGGatcaaaaacaaaggaaaaggtGCTCTCAGAGGAGCAAAAAGGACTGGAAGATGAATTCTCTCAAGTTCATCTCTCTGATTCTAAAAAACCAGCTGCTCCTGGTGATGAGCATCCTTCTAAACCTGCACCCGCCCAAGGATTGATTCTTTAGCCTTTCTTTTAGTATTATACCATGTGCTTCTAGATTCaggaattgtttgttgtttgttgtttgtagtCGTTTGAGTATATATTAACtttgtttgttgtgttgttTTACTGGTAATTTATGCTGCAGACCTTGTTTACACAGACCCTTAAGTTGAAAATCAAgggtttttatgtatttttattaaaccaGTTGTGTGTTTTCATAAAAgcaactgaaaaaaaaaaaaaaaaaaaaaaaaagttattgtgTGTTCCTTATTTGGTTGATTtaatatttggttattttacATACAATAaagactaatttttttttaaggaaaaattaaaacgaatttattcaaaacaatacCAGCAACAACTTAGAATCACAAAATGTCAATACTTAAAAAACGAATTTAAACTACTAAATGAATTTAACCCGTTCCAGGCACAGTATGATGTTTTTAGGAGGATGTCTTTTCTCAGTCTGTTTGTACTTTTATGGATATTAATGGTAGTGGTTTAttcatcttttaaaaaaaaaaatatattaaaaatcctttttttataatttaatcctataaaaacattgttttctttttatgcacacataacttttatttttatttttatttttattttttattgagacACAATACATGATAAAGCTTTTTTGCTTTTTCAGgcatttgtgttttattttttatttaattaatatataaataacaaatatctCCCttatatacagatatatatatatatatacatgtcacTGATGTCGTAACAACTAATCACGTGAAGCTCACGTGCCACTGAAAACGAGGCCTTTTCCAAGGTagtcaaacccggaccggcccggccggttcgaCCGGAAAAAtcgggaaccggccatgaggCCGGTTCGGTCATGTCCTCCTACCCGGACTCTACAAGACCCAGTTAAAAACAGGGAAAACCGGCCGGTTTGACCGGAAATCGGTTAAATCGGCCGGTCAAACCGGGCGGATCTAATGAGTGATAGAAAAGGAGAGAGATAGAGACAGGGGAAATATGAACACCAGCGTTCAAAGGAGAAAGAAGAGTGACAAAagcaaaaaagataaaagaaggcGGAGATCTCAGGCAAAGCactgaagatgaagatgaagatgaagcaacGGGAGAGAGAAAGAATGCCTTTTCAGATTTGAGATGTGAAGCAACGGGAGTTAcgagaattattttattttattttttaaatttgtttgtgAGTCCCGATATTTGAtaatgatgtttttatttttttatttcatttttcaaaaatattttatatttttaaaaattaacgattatcctttaaaaaaaataacgattatatataaattttaaattttaatttttaaatatcaaattaagtaattatgctttttttatttattaaaatagagattatatcatatatttataattattaaatattataatatattttttaatattttattattgaccccggttcaaccccggttcaacccggttgaacccatcgacccctgacccctgggcttggCCGGGTcgatgcccgggccgggtctgacaaccttggccTTTTCTCATCGAGGCCCTTCTCGCCGCCATTACCATCTTGCTCtccaagaaaaagagagagaaattgagagagagagagagagaagaagaagaagaaggagaaggagaaggagaaatgGTGCTATGGGAGATCACAGTGGCCACGGCCTACTTCTTGGGCCTTCGCCGTACCTACCGTCTCGCTCTCCGTATCCAACGCCGACTCGTTGGTCCCAATCATCCCCAGATCCGCCAATTTCTCCACAGGTTACCATCGTTTCTTTGATCCCTCTTCAATGCCTCTTTTTCGAATGAAAGCGCTTTGTTATTCGGTCTCTCTTTAATTCTCTTCAATGCCCCTCTTTCATTGAGGCGTTAGTGAATGATGGACTGTTTTCATGTTTTGGATTTCAATATCTGCAAtgtttttttgatttatttgtgtTTATCTTGCTATTTTGTTTATCTATTCAAACCAAAGATGgcaactttttttatttttgaattcaaatagaGAGACATTTTGTTAGCAATTAAGATTTCAGTGAGTTGTTTGTATCTATTAAAGATTGGATTGGGCTGAATTTCAACAAAGAGAATGTAGTGATAGTTTTCAAatatcctcttttttttttttccctacaaACAAAGCATGTCATTTGGgtatatgttttgattgaggGAAAATAGGAAAAGCTTTAGAATTAGGCCTTGTTTCAttagctttcttttcttttttctctagtTTTAATTTCCTCAATCCAGAGGCACCAATATGCTTTTCTTTGTTAGAGTATTTGATTCAACTCCTGGTGTTTAGGGCATAGTTTGATTTAGGGAAAACAAGGTCAATCTTTCTCTTGTGTTTGCTTAATTGTAGAAAATAATGTGggtaagaataataataataataaaaaaattcttgatgATCTCTCTTATGTTAATAGAGAACAATATTTTGTATAATATAGGATTTATTATATTACTGAtgctcttcatttttttacaaGACATCCTTCTCAATGTTATACTACTGTCTATTAATGTTGTTTTATGTGGAGAAAATAATAtggatttttttgtgttaatagagaacaatattttgtttttatctaataTAGGTTTGATTATATCACACTCACATGCCCTTCAACTTATAAGTCATCCTTCTTGATGTTCTAATACTGTCTATCAGTACTTTTGTAACTTTGTAAGTTTAGAGAATAATATGAGTAattaaatgaaggaaaaaattgttgatgaagttgtCGGTCATGTTAATTGAGGGCAACAGTTTGTATTTatctaatataaaattgattatATATGTATGACTCATTCCCTTCAATTCTCAAGGCATCCTCGCAATGTTGTAGTACAGTCTATCGATAATGTTCCAATTGTAGATAATGATATGCTTAAGTTGGTGAAGGAAAACTTCATAATGAAGTTCTTTTTTCTGTTAATAGAGGTATATTACTCATGCTCTTCGGCTCTCAAGTCATTCTTTTCAATGTTCTAATACTGTCTACAGTAAGTGCAGAGAACAACATGCCTAACCAAagggagaaatttttttttgcttatgtTAAAAGAGAGCAATATTCTGTATTTATCTGATACAAGATTAGTTATAGTACTCTATGTGCTTCAACTCACAAGTCATCCTTCTTAATGTTTTAATACTGTCCATCAATACTGCTGTAAGTGTAGAGAAACCAAGTGAAGAAAATGTTTGTCAATAAAGTTCTTGCTGTTAATAGAGAGCCATACTTTGTATTTATATGATATAAGATTGGTTATATTAGTAAGACCCTCCAATTCTCAAGGCATCCTTCACAATGTTCTGATAACACTGTTTATTTATGCAACAGGCGTGTCCGGGGAGTATTTGATGTGGCAGTAAATGTTCACAAAACTGTACAACAAAGAGATATAGAAGTCGGCAGGAACTTGGGCAACTGGATTCTCCGACATCTAGATCGCATGAAGCCAACAGCCGAGATACGTTCCTCCACATGCAGGATCCCTACAACcaccgccaccaccaccaccaacaacaacaaaagcagCATTCTCAAGCGGGTGACTAGTTTTCCCCTACGATACCAAAAGCCGATTTTCAAAACCACTGAAACAGAGACCAAAAGCCGGCTTCTTTTTACTCCGTTAAGCATCCGCCCGAAATCCTTCCCATATTTAACCTCAGTGATGCAGCAGATGCGAACTCCGGCCACGAACACTCAGCAATT is a genomic window containing:
- the LOC120279637 gene encoding binding partner of ACD11 1-like, whose amino-acid sequence is MSVMTVKVSNVSLGASEQDLKEFFSFSGDIEYVEMKSGDEWSQVAYVTFKDSQGAETAALLSGATIVDLSVIIEPAADYQLPPAASAPSLPRDAKPATESALQKAEDVVSGMLAKGFILGKDAVNKAKSFDEKHQFTSTATAKVASFDKKIGLSEKVTMGASAVNEKVKEMDQKFQVSEKTKSAFAAAEQKMSSAGSAILKNRYVFTGASWVTGAFNKVTKAATDVGSKTKEKVLSEEQKGLEDEFSQVHLSDSKKPAAPGDEHPSKPAPAQGLIL
- the LOC120278890 gene encoding uncharacterized protein LOC120278890, with amino-acid sequence MVLWEITVATAYFLGLRRTYRLALRIQRRLVGPNHPQIRQFLHRRVRGVFDVAVNVHKTVQQRDIEVGRNLGNWILRHLDRMKPTAEIRSSTCRIPTTTATTTTNNNKSSILKRVTSFPLRYQKPIFKTTETETKSRLLFTPLSIRPKSFPYLTSVMQQMRTPATNTQQFRLVSSQSTSVPISNTRMSRFGCVFRPDISQWMMLA